A DNA window from Leptolyngbya sp. KIOST-1 contains the following coding sequences:
- a CDS encoding DUF1989 domain-containing protein, producing MTTPLQRPIAKRYSDVPPPLGEVVAEYRIAPGDAIAYPVTAGQYVQLIDVAGSQCSDFLAFGGQGYGDPLDATVTRTLTGLAVPQAGLPSKVFSQAMQPLVEVVQDTCGRHDSFLLACTARYYEDAGYPGHPSCSDNFNRVLAPYGIAPRPGWPALNFFYNTSVDGQGAIGFAEPLSRPGDYVLLLAHQDVLCASSACPDDIDPANGWHPTPIHVRIYAAGQTFARAIGRRVAADFPLRLTQDSAFTPCIRQLTDDLTEYNGFWVPGSFAHQGDQAEYWALRQRAALMDLSALRKFEVRGADAFALLQHAFSRNLEKIAPGQGAYGCLLNPHGGIVDDGIVLCFSPTRYRYVGNCDTDGAWLHKVAQEKGWTVAIETVDLHNLALQGPLARNLLQTLVPEVANLGYFQFIEAQVEHLPLLISRTGYTGELGYELFVSPQHGATLWKMLMAAGQPWGMLPLGMKALDRARIEAGLLARGHEFDDLTSPYQAGIGWAVALKKPDLIGRAALEAIRRRPPRLAVGLVLTGPEVAAHGQPVFAAGEQWRVGQITSATFSPILNASIAMAQVVPEYAEPGTSVEVGLLDGLKRRVLATVGPLATFDPTKNRVRA from the coding sequence ATGACAACTCCCCTCCAGCGTCCCATAGCAAAGCGATACAGTGATGTGCCGCCGCCCCTGGGTGAGGTAGTGGCAGAGTATCGAATTGCGCCGGGAGACGCGATCGCCTACCCCGTCACCGCTGGCCAGTACGTCCAACTTATTGATGTGGCAGGCTCCCAGTGCTCCGATTTTTTGGCCTTTGGTGGCCAGGGCTATGGCGATCCGCTGGATGCCACCGTCACCCGCACGCTGACGGGGCTGGCGGTCCCCCAGGCGGGGCTACCCAGCAAGGTCTTTTCCCAGGCGATGCAGCCCCTGGTCGAAGTGGTGCAGGATACCTGCGGTCGCCACGACAGTTTTCTGCTTGCCTGCACCGCCCGCTACTACGAAGACGCCGGGTATCCCGGTCACCCCAGCTGTAGCGACAACTTCAACCGGGTGCTGGCTCCCTACGGCATTGCTCCCCGTCCAGGCTGGCCTGCGCTCAACTTTTTCTACAACACCAGCGTCGATGGCCAGGGGGCGATCGGCTTTGCCGAACCCCTGTCGCGCCCCGGCGACTACGTGCTGCTGCTGGCCCACCAGGACGTGCTCTGCGCCAGTTCCGCCTGCCCCGACGACATCGACCCAGCCAACGGCTGGCATCCCACCCCCATTCACGTGCGGATCTACGCGGCGGGGCAGACTTTTGCCCGCGCAATTGGTCGACGGGTCGCGGCGGACTTTCCCCTGCGCCTCACCCAGGACAGCGCCTTCACCCCTTGCATTCGCCAGCTCACCGACGACCTGACCGAGTACAACGGCTTTTGGGTGCCCGGCAGCTTTGCCCACCAGGGCGACCAGGCGGAGTACTGGGCGCTGCGCCAGCGGGCCGCGCTGATGGACCTCTCGGCGCTGCGGAAGTTTGAGGTGCGTGGAGCCGATGCCTTTGCCCTGCTGCAGCACGCCTTCTCCCGCAATCTAGAGAAAATTGCCCCTGGGCAGGGGGCCTACGGCTGCCTGCTCAACCCCCACGGCGGCATTGTCGATGACGGCATTGTGTTGTGCTTTAGCCCCACCCGCTACCGCTACGTAGGCAACTGCGATACTGACGGTGCCTGGTTGCACAAGGTCGCCCAGGAAAAAGGCTGGACGGTGGCCATTGAGACCGTGGATCTCCACAACCTGGCCCTCCAGGGCCCCCTGGCTCGCAACCTGCTCCAAACCCTGGTGCCCGAGGTGGCGAACCTGGGCTATTTTCAATTTATCGAGGCTCAGGTGGAGCACCTGCCACTGCTGATTTCGCGCACGGGCTACACCGGAGAACTGGGCTACGAGCTATTTGTGTCGCCCCAGCACGGCGCGACCCTATGGAAAATGCTGATGGCGGCCGGACAACCCTGGGGAATGCTGCCCCTGGGGATGAAGGCGCTCGATCGCGCCCGTATTGAAGCCGGACTGCTGGCCAGGGGCCATGAGTTTGACGATTTGACCTCGCCCTACCAGGCGGGTATCGGCTGGGCCGTGGCGCTGAAAAAGCCCGACTTGATCGGCAGGGCGGCGCTGGAGGCGATCCGTCGCCGTCCCCCCCGGCTGGCGGTGGGCCTGGTGCTGACGGGGCCAGAGGTGGCGGCCCACGGGCAGCCGGTGTTTGCCGCCGGGGAACAGTGGCGGGTGGGGCAGATCACCAGCGCCACGTTTTCGCCCATCCTCAACGCCAGCATCGCCATGGCCCAGGTGGTGCCTGAGTATGCCGAACCTGGAACCTCGGTGGAGGTGGGTCTGCTGGATGGGTTGAAACGGCGGGTGCTGGCCACGGTGGGTCCCCTAGCCACCTTTGACCCCACCAAAAATCGGGTGCGAGCATGA
- a CDS encoding ammonium transporter, translating to MSPESQEFLATFVSESYYYWASVLMLLIHVGFLAYEGGAARSKNVLATMVKNLMTLSLVGLTFFFFGWWVYNAFPLFPLQGGIVGPWTDAAAGGTVGEVLELVEASYPWSPALGPNIADNLTGVFWFAFALFAMTTASILSGAVIERIKIGAYGILAIVLGSFTWVVAASWGWNPYGWFFTQMGYHDFGCSALLHAVAGFFALGVLLNLGPRIGKFDAQGKPRVIMPHNLPLTMVGLMLIFVGFYAFLAACVIFVPGQTVEITIYGTPMTLASVGVNTTLALSAGLVGAYMGSKADPFYTISGGLAGIISSAAAMDIYSPAIVIILAFVGAYTMPFVGNAVERAGIDDAVGAFAVHGYCGVFGSLMVGIFAAGYPQPDGIPAINFGAQLIGALICAILLGFLPGYGVSFVLKKLGLLRVSEAEEIAGLDLADFGIEGYPEYSILPQQNGHSPMAPVTMPEAAQKI from the coding sequence ATGTCTCCTGAATCGCAAGAGTTTTTAGCAACTTTTGTCTCAGAGTCTTACTACTATTGGGCCTCGGTGCTCATGTTGCTAATCCATGTGGGCTTTTTAGCGTATGAGGGTGGCGCAGCCCGCTCCAAGAACGTCCTGGCCACCATGGTCAAAAACCTGATGACCCTATCGCTGGTGGGCCTCACCTTCTTCTTCTTTGGCTGGTGGGTCTACAACGCCTTTCCGCTGTTTCCCCTCCAGGGCGGCATTGTCGGACCCTGGACTGATGCCGCCGCTGGTGGCACCGTCGGTGAGGTGCTGGAGTTGGTGGAAGCCTCCTACCCCTGGTCCCCGGCGCTGGGTCCCAACATCGCCGATAATTTAACGGGCGTGTTCTGGTTCGCCTTCGCCCTGTTTGCCATGACCACCGCCTCGATTCTCTCCGGCGCGGTGATTGAGCGGATCAAGATCGGAGCTTACGGCATTCTGGCCATTGTATTGGGCTCGTTTACCTGGGTGGTCGCCGCCTCCTGGGGCTGGAACCCCTACGGCTGGTTCTTTACCCAGATGGGCTACCACGACTTTGGCTGTTCTGCCCTGCTCCACGCCGTGGCGGGGTTCTTTGCCCTTGGGGTGCTGCTCAACCTCGGTCCCCGGATTGGCAAGTTTGATGCCCAGGGCAAACCTCGGGTAATTATGCCCCACAATTTGCCCCTCACTATGGTGGGGTTAATGCTGATTTTTGTCGGGTTCTACGCCTTCCTGGCCGCCTGCGTGATCTTTGTGCCGGGTCAGACGGTCGAGATCACCATCTACGGCACGCCGATGACGCTGGCCTCCGTCGGGGTCAACACCACTCTGGCGCTATCTGCCGGTTTGGTTGGTGCCTACATGGGTTCTAAGGCCGACCCGTTTTACACCATTTCGGGTGGACTGGCGGGCATTATTTCTTCGGCAGCGGCCATGGATATCTATAGCCCGGCGATTGTGATTATCCTCGCCTTTGTTGGAGCTTACACCATGCCCTTTGTTGGCAATGCGGTCGAAAGAGCCGGCATTGACGATGCTGTTGGGGCATTTGCTGTCCATGGCTACTGCGGGGTATTTGGTTCCCTCATGGTGGGCATTTTTGCCGCTGGTTATCCTCAGCCGGATGGGATACCTGCGATCAATTTTGGGGCTCAGCTGATTGGGGCGCTCATCTGTGCAATACTGCTGGGTTTTCTGCCCGGGTATGGGGTCAGCTTTGTGCTCAAAAAGCTGGGCCTGCTGCGCGTTTCTGAGGCCGAAGAAATCGCCGGTCTGGACCTGGCTGACTTTGGCATTGAGGGCTATCCGGAATACTCCATCCTGCCCCAGCAAAACGGCCATTCTCCCATGGCTCCCGTGACCATGCCTGAGGCGGCTCAAAAAATCTGA
- a CDS encoding CapA family protein: protein MSIADLTQSVAWTQAQAGNLGAIAQILATVVDDSRVRVEVSRRDRTLYVFLTAAPPLPLDLYLPPIHAAVSALRLETIAHLKVLDGTEKRLLNRWQRDFDLDPGLPAPPMPQAAQAHETVLPAQAEGHSQMAHSPESAGIPQGLPAAGQAEHGLAAPRDRRWPWALTLTAIGLGFGLAGGVTQWRYTQQRPAEVADAELTAADVTQTSAATLPAIASGTPPEATPLQPLIAERTAAIAPPVLATPVTLTIKAVGDIIPGSDYQRYRLPEDWQYLFGSIQYHLGDADITFGNFESTLTEVPRSAKDTSRGNVFAFRTPPWYASVLKEAGFDVLSVANNHSMDFAQQGFEDTIAHIEAAGMKAVGRKNEILYVEARGQTVAFIGFSTYPEHNRVQDLEAAIALVQTAKAQADIVVVSFHAGKEGTDATVTRDQTEFFFSENRGNVVQFSRTVIDHGADLVLGHGPHVPRALELYQGKLIAYSLGNFVGYRSLSTVGPLGTSLILQTDLDAGGNFVGGRIIPVALDRNGVPYLDDHFGGVILIRQFTQRDFPDTPLTIDDLGYIWPQ from the coding sequence GTGAGTATTGCTGATTTAACCCAATCGGTGGCCTGGACCCAAGCCCAGGCGGGAAACCTGGGCGCGATCGCCCAAATACTGGCCACCGTTGTAGACGACAGCCGGGTGCGCGTGGAGGTTTCGCGGCGCGATCGCACCCTGTACGTCTTTCTCACCGCCGCCCCACCGCTGCCGTTAGACCTCTACCTGCCTCCCATTCACGCCGCCGTCAGTGCCCTGAGGCTAGAGACCATCGCCCACCTCAAGGTCCTCGACGGCACGGAGAAGCGCCTGCTCAACCGCTGGCAGCGCGACTTTGATCTGGACCCTGGGCTGCCAGCGCCCCCTATGCCGCAGGCAGCCCAGGCGCACGAGACGGTTTTACCCGCCCAGGCCGAGGGGCACTCCCAGATGGCTCACTCACCCGAATCTGCGGGTATCCCTCAGGGCCTGCCCGCCGCCGGGCAGGCGGAGCATGGACTGGCGGCACCGCGCGATCGCCGCTGGCCGTGGGCGCTGACCTTGACTGCGATCGGCCTGGGGTTTGGCCTGGCTGGCGGGGTAACCCAGTGGCGGTACACCCAGCAGCGCCCCGCCGAGGTCGCTGACGCCGAGCTGACTGCGGCCGATGTGACTCAAACTTCAGCAGCGACCCTGCCCGCCATCGCCTCGGGGACGCCCCCTGAGGCCACGCCCCTGCAGCCGCTGATCGCAGAGCGGACCGCCGCGATCGCCCCCCCGGTTCTGGCAACTCCAGTCACCCTCACGATCAAAGCCGTGGGCGACATTATCCCCGGCAGCGACTACCAGCGCTACCGCCTGCCCGAGGATTGGCAGTACCTGTTTGGCAGCATTCAGTATCACCTGGGCGACGCCGACATCACCTTTGGCAACTTCGAGAGCACCCTGACCGAGGTACCCCGCAGCGCCAAAGATACCAGCCGGGGCAATGTCTTTGCCTTTCGCACCCCGCCCTGGTACGCCAGCGTGCTCAAAGAGGCCGGTTTCGACGTGCTCAGCGTGGCCAACAACCACTCCATGGATTTCGCCCAGCAGGGGTTTGAGGACACCATCGCCCACATCGAGGCGGCGGGGATGAAGGCCGTGGGCCGCAAAAACGAAATTTTGTACGTCGAGGCCAGGGGGCAAACGGTGGCCTTCATTGGCTTTAGCACCTACCCTGAGCACAACCGGGTGCAGGATCTGGAGGCGGCGATCGCCCTGGTACAGACCGCGAAGGCTCAGGCGGACATCGTCGTTGTGTCGTTCCATGCGGGTAAGGAAGGTACCGACGCCACCGTCACCCGCGACCAGACCGAATTTTTCTTTTCTGAAAATCGCGGCAACGTGGTGCAGTTCTCCCGCACCGTCATTGACCACGGGGCAGACCTGGTGTTAGGCCACGGCCCCCACGTGCCCAGAGCGCTTGAGCTGTACCAGGGCAAGCTGATCGCCTATTCCCTGGGCAACTTTGTCGGCTACCGCAGCCTCTCCACCGTTGGCCCCCTGGGCACCTCGCTGATTCTCCAGACCGATCTCGATGCCGGGGGCAACTTTGTGGGCGGTCGGATTATCCCAGTCGCCCTCGATCGCAACGGCGTGCCCTACCTCGACGACCACTTTGGCGGGGTCATTCTCATCCGCCAGTTCACCCAGCGCGACTTTCCCGACACCCCTCTGACCATCGACGACCTGGGCTACATTTGGCCCCAATAG
- a CDS encoding DUF1328 domain-containing protein, which produces MDLLTWATIALVIAVIAGVLGFSGIARGAAKISRILFGSFLLIALILFVMVVLGVGLVT; this is translated from the coding sequence ATGGATCTACTAACCTGGGCCACTATCGCCTTAGTCATAGCCGTTATTGCGGGGGTTTTAGGGTTTTCCGGCATCGCACGTGGGGCGGCGAAAATCTCTCGAATCCTGTTTGGCAGCTTTCTGTTGATCGCGTTGATCCTGTTCGTGATGGTGGTGCTAGGGGTAGGGCTTGTCACCTAA
- a CDS encoding vitamin K epoxide reductase family protein → MRRRRQESRWIHRWSRWMVAGIASVGALGTAFLTINKLTGGGGACPTEGCERVFASPYATIFGLPLTLFGFLAYATMFTLALAPLVINPDQNKVLRQKLEAWTWPLMFMVASSMVVFSAYLMTLLAFEIQAFCPYCVSSALFALAMFGIVLFGNRWDDLGQLAFIGFIVGIVTLTSTLAIYAPIRAGGGGSRPATVAAGQPGPPVTTASGPAEIALANHLNDIGATFYGAWWCPHCHDQKQLFGAEAATIFTYVECAEDGQNPQTALCRSKPEITGFPSWEINGEFYAGTQSLTRLAEISGYTGPMNFQR, encoded by the coding sequence ATGAGACGCCGCCGCCAGGAGAGCCGCTGGATTCACCGATGGTCACGCTGGATGGTAGCGGGCATTGCCTCGGTGGGCGCGTTAGGGACGGCGTTCCTGACGATCAATAAACTGACCGGCGGCGGCGGTGCCTGTCCTACGGAGGGCTGCGAGCGCGTGTTTGCCAGTCCCTATGCAACGATCTTTGGGCTGCCGTTAACTCTGTTCGGGTTTTTGGCCTACGCCACAATGTTCACCCTGGCGCTGGCTCCCCTGGTGATCAATCCCGACCAAAATAAGGTGCTGCGCCAGAAGCTGGAGGCCTGGACCTGGCCGCTGATGTTCATGGTGGCCTCGTCTATGGTGGTGTTTAGCGCCTACCTGATGACGCTGCTGGCGTTTGAAATCCAGGCGTTCTGTCCCTACTGCGTTTCGTCGGCCCTGTTTGCCCTGGCGATGTTTGGCATCGTTCTGTTTGGCAACCGCTGGGATGATTTGGGCCAGCTGGCATTTATCGGCTTTATTGTCGGGATTGTCACCCTAACCAGTACCCTGGCCATCTATGCGCCCATTCGAGCTGGCGGCGGCGGCAGTCGTCCAGCTACCGTAGCGGCCGGGCAGCCTGGGCCACCGGTCACCACCGCCTCTGGCCCCGCTGAAATAGCGCTGGCCAATCACCTGAATGATATTGGCGCGACGTTTTATGGAGCCTGGTGGTGTCCCCACTGCCACGACCAAAAGCAACTGTTCGGGGCCGAAGCCGCCACCATCTTCACCTACGTCGAGTGCGCCGAGGATGGGCAAAATCCCCAAACCGCTCTGTGCCGCTCTAAGCCGGAAATTACTGGCTTCCCCAGCTGGGAGATCAACGGCGAATTCTACGCCGGTACCCAGAGCCTGACCCGCCTGGCGGAGATCTCGGGGTACACAGGTCCGATGAACTTCCAGCGCTAG
- the btpA gene encoding photosystem I biogenesis protein BtpA, which produces MDLIEVFNTHNPVIGVLHLLPLPTSPRWQGDLQAVVDRAEQEATALASGGVHGIIIENFFDAPFAKGPVDPAVVSAMGLVVQRLQTLITLPLGINVLRNDARSALAIATCTGAAFIRVNVLTGVMATDQGLIEGCAHDLLRYRKELGSSVKILADVLVKHARPLGSPNLTTAVQETIHRGLADGIILSGWATGSPPSLEDLELAKAAAGDRPVFIGSGADVDNINTLMKAADGVIVASSLKRQGDINQPIDPIRVGQFVEAMQEGLQTLEGNPLPTMVAP; this is translated from the coding sequence GTGGACTTAATCGAAGTATTCAACACCCACAACCCGGTCATTGGGGTATTACACCTGTTGCCCCTACCCACCTCACCTCGCTGGCAGGGGGATTTACAGGCCGTTGTCGATCGCGCTGAGCAGGAGGCCACGGCCCTGGCCTCGGGCGGCGTCCACGGCATTATTATTGAAAACTTTTTTGATGCCCCCTTTGCCAAAGGGCCGGTAGACCCGGCGGTGGTCAGCGCCATGGGGCTGGTGGTGCAGCGCCTGCAAACCCTGATCACGCTACCTCTGGGCATCAATGTGCTGCGCAACGATGCCCGCAGTGCTCTGGCGATCGCCACCTGTACCGGGGCGGCATTCATTCGCGTCAACGTGTTGACCGGGGTAATGGCTACCGATCAGGGCCTGATTGAAGGCTGTGCCCACGACCTGCTGCGCTACCGCAAAGAGCTGGGCAGCTCGGTGAAAATTCTGGCCGATGTGCTGGTCAAGCACGCCCGCCCCCTGGGATCGCCCAACCTGACCACCGCCGTGCAGGAAACGATTCACCGGGGCCTGGCCGACGGCATTATACTGTCGGGCTGGGCCACGGGCAGCCCCCCCAGCCTCGAAGATCTGGAGCTGGCCAAGGCCGCTGCGGGCGATCGCCCGGTGTTCATCGGCAGTGGGGCCGATGTGGACAACATTAACACCCTGATGAAGGCTGCCGATGGGGTCATCGTTGCCAGTTCTCTCAAGCGCCAGGGGGACATCAACCAGCCCATTGACCCGATCCGGGTCGGGCAGTTTGTCGAGGCAATGCAGGAGGGGTTGCAGACCCTGGAGGGTAATCCCCTGCCGACCATGGTGGCCCCTTAG